The DNA region ATAATACAAAGTAAAGTATCTAATGATGAAAATATTAATAAAAAGCACACAAAGTATGGGGAACTTTATCTTGATTACAAGATTGATAAATCTAACTTAATTATAACAAGCTGTTCATCTAAAGGTATAGACAAAAATATACTACCTGATAATTGTAAATAATACGATACCAAATTAATAGATTATACTTAGTTTTTATTAGCCTTTAATGAGTCATTTAGAAAAACATAAAGTTAAAACTTCTTAATTCCATCACTCTCTATACTAAACACACACCATAATCATGTTTTTTTTAAATATTAATCCGTGAAGTATTTAAAATAACTGGTTAATATTTAAGCAGATAAAATTAACTAGAATGCTAAACCAGCTCTATTTCGCCATCAACTAATTTATAGATCTTATTCATTCGACTAGCTAATTTTGCATCATGAGTCACAATTACAAAACTTGTTCCATAATCATCGCTAAGCTGTTGCATTAATTGAAAAATACTCTCAGATCGTTGGCTATCAAGGTTACCTGTTGGCTCATCTGCAAGAATACAGTTTGGGTTAGTTACTAATGCTCTAGCAATTGCTACTCTTTGTCGCTCACCGCCTGATAGCTCTGCTGGTTTATGATTTGCTCTATGATCTAAACCTACTTTCTCAAGTATTTCTTTAGCAAGCTTTATTGAGTCTTTTCTATTATATTTCTTAGTGATCGCTAAAGGAATCATAACATTCTCAATAGCTGTAAACTCAGGTAACAAGTGATGTAACTGATATATGAACCCTAGGTGTTTATTACGCATTATTGCTCTTTTATTAACAGATTGATTATCAAACCTTTCACCCATTAAATAAACTTCACCAGAATTACACTTATCTAGCCCTCCTAAAGCATTCAATAAAGTAGTTTTACCAGAGCCTGATAGACCTAATATAGCAACCTTTTCACCTTTTTCAATCTCAAGATTAATATCTTTAAGAATTACTATATCATTTTTAAACTCTGTGTATTTCTTTGAAACATTTTTACAACTTAAAACAATATTACTCATATCTAAGAGCCTCTACTGGTTGAACTCTCGAAGCACTCCAAGCAGGATACAATGTTGCTAAGAAACTTAAAAGCATCGAAACTAAAGTTACTTTAACAACATCAGAAAACAGCAATTCTGATGGAATATAATCAATCAAATAAACACTTGCACTCAGAAACTGCCTACCTGTTACATGCTGAATAAAATTAACAATATCTGTAGCATACGTTGATAACAACACCCCTAAGAATACCCCAATAATTGTACCTATAAGACCAATTATAAAACCCTGGTATATAAATACTGCAATAATTTGACGTGATGACATCC from Francisella halioticida includes:
- a CDS encoding ABC transporter ATP-binding protein, which produces MSNIVLSCKNVSKKYTEFKNDIVILKDINLEIEKGEKVAILGLSGSGKTTLLNALGGLDKCNSGEVYLMGERFDNQSVNKRAIMRNKHLGFIYQLHHLLPEFTAIENVMIPLAITKKYNRKDSIKLAKEILEKVGLDHRANHKPAELSGGERQRVAIARALVTNPNCILADEPTGNLDSQRSESIFQLMQQLSDDYGTSFVIVTHDAKLASRMNKIYKLVDGEIELV